A window from Festucalex cinctus isolate MCC-2025b chromosome 12, RoL_Fcin_1.0, whole genome shotgun sequence encodes these proteins:
- the tra2b gene encoding transformer-2 protein homolog beta isoform X1 has translation MSDTEKEFKKEPQSGSGSSSPQRSAKSASRSPARSKAGSQHSRSRSRSRSRSKSRSRSRSHRSSRRNYSRSRSRSRRRRSRSRSGSRRRSHSRSPMSNRRRHIGNRANPDPNTCLGVFGLSLYTTERDLREVFSKYGPLADVNIVYDQQSRRSRGFAFVYFENYEDSKEAKEHANGMELDGRRIRVDFSITKRAHTPTPGIYMGRPTYGGGGGGGGGGGGGSGGGSSRRMSRDYDRGYDRGYDRGYDRDYYRYEDREYRSYRRRSPSPYYSRGYRSRSRSRSYSPRHY, from the exons ATGAGCGACACCGAGAAAGAGTTCAAGAAG GAGCCACAGTCTGGCTCGGGGAGTTCTTCCCCACAGCGATCGGCAAAATCTGCCAGCCGCTCGCCAGCACGCTCCAAGGCGGGTTCGCAGCATTCCAGGTCCAGGTCGCGCTCGCGCTCCAGATCCAAATCCAGATCTCG GTCCCGTTCCCACCGGAGCTCGCGCAGGAACTATTCCCGCTCTCGCTCCCGCTCTCGCCGTCGCCGTTCCCGAAGCCGCTCTGGCAGCCGGCGAAGGAGCCACAGCCGCTCACCCATGTCCAACCGCCGCAGGCACATTGGCAACAGG GCCAACCCTGACCCAAACACCTGCCTGGGCGTGTTTGGCCTGAGCCTGTATACCACCGAGCGGGACCTGCGGGAGGTGTTCTCCAAGTATGGCCCCCTGGCGGACGTCAACATCGTGTACGACCAACAGTCCCGACGCTCCAGGGGCTTCGCCTTTGTCTACTTTGAGAACTACGAGGACTCCAAGGAG GCCAAGGAGCACGCTAACGGAATGGAACTGGACGGCCGGCGAATCCGCGTGGATTTCTCCATTACCAAACGAGCGCACACCCCCACTCCTGGCATCTACATGGGACGACCCACTTA TggtggaggcggcggcggcggcggaggaggaggaggaggaagtggagGCGGTTCATCAAGACGCATGTCGAGAGATTACGACCGAGGCTACGACAGAGGTTACGATCGAGGTTACGATCGGGACTACTATCGTTATGAAGACCGGGAGTACCGATCATACAG ACGAAGATCTCCATCACCGTACTACAGTAGAGGGTACCGCTCTCGATCCAGATCACGATCCTACTCCCCAC GTCACTACTGA
- the tra2b gene encoding transformer-2 protein homolog beta isoform X2: MSNRRRHIGNRANPDPNTCLGVFGLSLYTTERDLREVFSKYGPLADVNIVYDQQSRRSRGFAFVYFENYEDSKEAKEHANGMELDGRRIRVDFSITKRAHTPTPGIYMGRPTYGGGGGGGGGGGGGSGGGSSRRMSRDYDRGYDRGYDRGYDRDYYRYEDREYRSYRRRSPSPYYSRGYRSRSRSRSYSPRHY; encoded by the exons ATGTCCAACCGCCGCAGGCACATTGGCAACAGG GCCAACCCTGACCCAAACACCTGCCTGGGCGTGTTTGGCCTGAGCCTGTATACCACCGAGCGGGACCTGCGGGAGGTGTTCTCCAAGTATGGCCCCCTGGCGGACGTCAACATCGTGTACGACCAACAGTCCCGACGCTCCAGGGGCTTCGCCTTTGTCTACTTTGAGAACTACGAGGACTCCAAGGAG GCCAAGGAGCACGCTAACGGAATGGAACTGGACGGCCGGCGAATCCGCGTGGATTTCTCCATTACCAAACGAGCGCACACCCCCACTCCTGGCATCTACATGGGACGACCCACTTA TggtggaggcggcggcggcggcggaggaggaggaggaggaagtggagGCGGTTCATCAAGACGCATGTCGAGAGATTACGACCGAGGCTACGACAGAGGTTACGATCGAGGTTACGATCGGGACTACTATCGTTATGAAGACCGGGAGTACCGATCATACAG ACGAAGATCTCCATCACCGTACTACAGTAGAGGGTACCGCTCTCGATCCAGATCACGATCCTACTCCCCAC GTCACTACTGA
- the ola1 gene encoding obg-like ATPase 1 isoform X1, producing MPPKKGDAPKPAQLIGRFGTSLKIGIVGLPNVGKSTFFNVLTKSQASAENFPFCTIDPNESRVPVPDERFDFLCQYHKPASKVPAFLNVVDIAGLVKGAHSGQGLGNAFLSHISACDGIFHMTRAFDDEDIIHVEGNVDPVRDMEIIHEELRLKDEEMITPILDKLEKTAVRGNDKKLKPEYDIMLKVKNWVVDEKKHVRFCRDWNDKEIEVLNKYLFLTSKPMIYLVNLSEKDYIRKKNKWLAKIKEWVDAHDPGSMVIPLSGALESKLFDMEPEEQKKYCEEHKTQSVLTKIIKTGYAALQLEYFFTAGPDEVRAWTVRKGSKAPHAAGKIHTDFEKGFIMAEVMKFVDFKEEGSENAAKAAGKYRQQGRNYVVEDGDIIFFKFNTPNAPKKK from the exons ATGCCTCCAAAGAAGGGAGACGCACCTAAGCCGGCCCAGTTGATTGGACGCTTTGGGACGTCGCTTAAAATCGGAATTGTGGGACTGCCAAATGTCGG GAAATCCACCTTCTTCAACGTGTTAACCAAAAGCCAAGCATCAGCCGAAAACTTCCCCTTCTGCACCATCGACCCCAATGAGAGCAGAGTGCCTGTCCCGGATGAACGCTTTGATTTCCTCTGCCAGTATCATAAACCAGCCAG TAAGGTTCCCGCTTTCCTTAACGTGGTGGACATCGCCGGACTTGTAAAGGGTGCTCACTCGGGACAAGGGCTGGGGAACGCCTTCCTCTCCCACATCAGCGCCTGTGACGGCATCTTCCACATGACAC GTGCCTTTGACGACGAGGACATCATCCACGTGGAGGGCAACGTGGACCCGGTGCGGGACATGGAAATCATCCACGAGGAGCTGCGGCTCAAAGACGAGGAAATGATCACGCCCAtcctggacaagctggagaagaCGGCGGTCCGAGGCAACGACAAGAAGCTTAAACCCGAATAC GACATCATGTTGAAGGTGAAGAACTGGGTGGTGGACGAGAAGAAACACGTGCGATTCTGCCGCGACTGGAATGACAAAGAG ATCGAGGTTCTGAACAAGTACCTGTTCCTCACATCCAAGCCCATGATCTACCTGGTCAACCTCTCCGAGAAAGATTACATCCGGAAAAAGAACAAGTG GTTGGCTAAAATCAAGGAGTGGGTGGACGCTCACGACCCGGGCTCCATGGTCATCCCCCTCAGCGGAGCCTTGGAGTCCAAGCTGTTTGACATGGAGCCGGAGGAGCAGAAAAAATACTGCGAGGAGCACAAAACGCAGAG TGTCCTGACCAAAATAATCAAGACAGGCTACGCGGCACTCCAGCTGGAGTACTTCTTCACCGCGGGACCGGACGAGGTGCGAGCGTGGACCGTCAGG AAAGGCAGCAAAGCTCCACATGCGGCCGGAAAGATTCACACCGACTTCGAGAAGGGCTTCATCATGGCTGAGGTGATGAAGTTTGTCGACTTCAAAGAGGAGGGCAGCGAAAATGCAGCCAAG GCTGCAGGCAAATACAGACAACAGGGTCGTAACTACGTGGTGGAGGACGGTGACATCATCTTCTTTAAATTCAACACACCCAACGCGCCCAAGAAGAAATAA
- the ola1 gene encoding obg-like ATPase 1 isoform X2, which yields MRAECLSRMNALISSASIINQPVKVDCTPPMRPHCCCRLLLSKVPAFLNVVDIAGLVKGAHSGQGLGNAFLSHISACDGIFHMTRAFDDEDIIHVEGNVDPVRDMEIIHEELRLKDEEMITPILDKLEKTAVRGNDKKLKPEYDIMLKVKNWVVDEKKHVRFCRDWNDKEIEVLNKYLFLTSKPMIYLVNLSEKDYIRKKNKWLAKIKEWVDAHDPGSMVIPLSGALESKLFDMEPEEQKKYCEEHKTQSVLTKIIKTGYAALQLEYFFTAGPDEVRAWTVRKGSKAPHAAGKIHTDFEKGFIMAEVMKFVDFKEEGSENAAKAAGKYRQQGRNYVVEDGDIIFFKFNTPNAPKKK from the exons ATGAGAGCAGAGTGCCTGTCCCGGATGAACGCTTTGATTTCCTCTGCCAGTATCATAAACCAGCCAG TGAAGGTTGACTGTACACCACCGATGAGACCCCACTGCTGCTGCCGTCTCCTCCTCAGTAAGGTTCCCGCTTTCCTTAACGTGGTGGACATCGCCGGACTTGTAAAGGGTGCTCACTCGGGACAAGGGCTGGGGAACGCCTTCCTCTCCCACATCAGCGCCTGTGACGGCATCTTCCACATGACAC GTGCCTTTGACGACGAGGACATCATCCACGTGGAGGGCAACGTGGACCCGGTGCGGGACATGGAAATCATCCACGAGGAGCTGCGGCTCAAAGACGAGGAAATGATCACGCCCAtcctggacaagctggagaagaCGGCGGTCCGAGGCAACGACAAGAAGCTTAAACCCGAATAC GACATCATGTTGAAGGTGAAGAACTGGGTGGTGGACGAGAAGAAACACGTGCGATTCTGCCGCGACTGGAATGACAAAGAG ATCGAGGTTCTGAACAAGTACCTGTTCCTCACATCCAAGCCCATGATCTACCTGGTCAACCTCTCCGAGAAAGATTACATCCGGAAAAAGAACAAGTG GTTGGCTAAAATCAAGGAGTGGGTGGACGCTCACGACCCGGGCTCCATGGTCATCCCCCTCAGCGGAGCCTTGGAGTCCAAGCTGTTTGACATGGAGCCGGAGGAGCAGAAAAAATACTGCGAGGAGCACAAAACGCAGAG TGTCCTGACCAAAATAATCAAGACAGGCTACGCGGCACTCCAGCTGGAGTACTTCTTCACCGCGGGACCGGACGAGGTGCGAGCGTGGACCGTCAGG AAAGGCAGCAAAGCTCCACATGCGGCCGGAAAGATTCACACCGACTTCGAGAAGGGCTTCATCATGGCTGAGGTGATGAAGTTTGTCGACTTCAAAGAGGAGGGCAGCGAAAATGCAGCCAAG GCTGCAGGCAAATACAGACAACAGGGTCGTAACTACGTGGTGGAGGACGGTGACATCATCTTCTTTAAATTCAACACACCCAACGCGCCCAAGAAGAAATAA
- the LOC144031732 gene encoding transcription factor Sp3-like isoform X1, with translation MASADVDSSQSDFLQETQTTDMSAIQLSASDRWEVLTPVSATKDDPNSGIVTSNGQYVLPLGGLPSQPIYVTAPGGEAAANGVSGIQYQVIPQIQNVDGTLASFQTQGLDDGTGPIQLLQDGGQGGIGISCAAAAATTDLLTQAGQVQPIQGLPLAGGSAYPVGLPGNITFVPINSVDLESLGLTAAQTVPIATGVTPEGQLIMSGQTLESAGQDGKLTLGGDGGQELYVPTSDAPSQLPATIDGTGVLTQATAMSAGVSDPSSSSENFNSHLQQIQVSAHAPVPSSSAAPTATLSQPILQLSGDGQTPVAAAGQDLNAAAGQTLQSVQLVNPGTFLIQAQTVSPTGQIQWQTFQVQGVQSLQGLQLPQGQVQPQQLTLAPVQTLPLGQAGQVSLPNLQTVTVNSLTQSGVQFTQQADNNSPAGIQIKEEPESEDWRLAGDSTLNPSDLNNLRVQMTVDDDMDAASGEGKRLRRVACTCPNCKESGGRGSGLGKKKLHICHIVGCGKVYGKTSHLRAHLRWHSGERPFVCNWMYCGKRFTRSDELQRHRRTHTGEKKFVCGECSKRFMRSDHLAKHIKTHQNKKGGAPAASSSPLPADTLITADGTTLILQSAAAHNLVANQEMPLQLVTVAPGEVLE, from the exons ATGGCGTCCGCGGACGTGGACAGCAGTCAAAGCGACTTTCTTCAGGAAACGCAG ACGACAGACATGTCTGCCATTCAGCTGTCGGCATCAGACCGCTGGGAGGTGTTAACGCCCGTCTCGGCCACCAAGGATGATCCCAACAGTGGAATCGTCACGTCCAACGGGCAGTATGTGCTTCCTCTCGGGGGTCTCCCCAGCCAGCCCATCTATGTCACTGCGCCTGGGGGCGAGGCGGCGGCCAATGGCGTGTCGGGCATCCAATATCAG GTCATCCCTCAGATCCAAAACGTGGACGGGACGCTGGCGAGCTTCCAGACGCAAGGCTTGGATGACGGCACGGGGCCGATCCAGCTCCTGCAGGACGGCGGCCAAGGCggcattggaatcagctgcgcggcggcggcggccaccACGGACCTCCTGACGCAGGCGGGGCAGGTGCAGCCAATCCAGGGTCTTCCGCTGGCCGGGGGCTCGGCGTACCCCGTGGGGCTGCCCGGCAACATCACCTTCGTGCCCATCAACAGCGTGGACCTGGAGTCGCTGGGCCTGACGGCGGCGCAGACGGTGCCCATTGCCACGGGCGTCACGCCGGAGGGCCAGCTGATCATGAGCGGCCAGACCCTGGAGAGCGCCGGGCAGGACGGCAAACTGACGTTGGGGGGCGACGGCGGCCAGGAGCTGTACGTGCCCACCTCGGACGCCCCGTCGCAGCTCCCCGCCACCATCGACGGGACGGGCGTGCTGACCCAAGCCACGGCCATGTCTGCCGGCGTGTCAGACCCTTCATCATCCTCGGAGAACTTTAATTCCCACCTGCAGCAGATCCAGGTCAGCGCGCACGCTCCA GTGCCGTCCTCCAGCGCTGCCCCCACTGCCACCCTCTCGCAACCTATCCTGCAGCTGTCGGGCGACGGTCAGACCCCGGTGGCAGCGGCGGGCCAGGACCTGAACGCGGCGGCGGGTCAGACCCTTCAGAGCGTCCAGCTGGTCAACCCGGGGACCTTCCTCATCCAGGCCCAGACGGTCAGCCCCACCGGGCAGATCCAGTGGCAGACGTTCCAG GTTCAGGGTGTCCAGTCGCTTCAGGGACTCCAGCTGCCTCAGGGACAGGTCCAGCCGCAGCAGCTGACCTTGGCCCCCGTGCAGACGCTCCCACTGGGCCAGGCGGGCCAGGTCAGCCTACCCAACCTCCAGACTGTCACCGTCAACTCGCTGACGCAAAGCGGGGTGCAATTCACGCAGCAGGCTGACAACAACAGCCCGGCCG GCATCCAAATCAAGGAGGAGCCCGAATCGGAGGATTGGCGCCTGGCCGGCGACTCCACGCTCAATCCCAGCGACCTGAACAACCTGCGCGTACAGATGACGGTCGACGACGACATGGACGCTGCCAGCGGCGAGGGCAAGCGGCTGCGGCGGGTGGCCTGCACCTGCCCCAACTGCAAAGAGTCTGGAGGAAG AGGTTCCGGGCTGGGTAAGAAGAAGCTCCACATCTGCCACATCGTGGGCTGCGGCAAAGTGTACGGCAAGACGTCGCACCTACGCGCCCACCTCCGCTGGCACAGCGGCGAGCGGCCCTTCGTGTGCAACTGGATGTACTGCGGCAAGAGGTTCACCAGGAGCGACGAGCTGCAGAGACACAGGAGGACGCACACAG GTGAGAAGAAGTTCGTGTGTGGCGAGTGCTCCAAGCGCTTCATGCGCAGCGACCACCTGGCCAAGCACATAAAGACTCACCAGAACAAAAAGGGCGGCGCGCCTGCCGCGTCGTCATCGCCCTTGCCCGCCGACACCCTCATCACGGCCGACGGCACCACGCTCATCCTGCAGTCAGCCGCCGCCCACAACCTGGTGGCCAATCAGGAGATGCCGCTGCAGCTGGTCACCGTGGCGCCCGGCGAGGTGTTGGAATGA
- the LOC144031732 gene encoding transcription factor Sp3-like isoform X2, with protein MASADVDSSQSDFLQETQTTDMSAIQLSASDRWEVLTPVSATKDDPNSGIVTSNGQYVLPLGGLPSQPIYVTAPGGEAAANGVSGIQYQVIPQIQNVDGTLASFQTQGLDDGTGPIQLLQDGGQGGIGISCAAAAATTDLLTQAGQVQPIQGLPLAGGSAYPVGLPGNITFVPINSVDLESLGLTAAQTVPIATGVTPEGQLIMSGQTLESAGQDGKLTLGGDGGQELYVPTSDAPSQLPATIDGTGVLTQATAMSAGVSDPSSSSENFNSHLQQIQVPSSSAAPTATLSQPILQLSGDGQTPVAAAGQDLNAAAGQTLQSVQLVNPGTFLIQAQTVSPTGQIQWQTFQVQGVQSLQGLQLPQGQVQPQQLTLAPVQTLPLGQAGQVSLPNLQTVTVNSLTQSGVQFTQQADNNSPAGIQIKEEPESEDWRLAGDSTLNPSDLNNLRVQMTVDDDMDAASGEGKRLRRVACTCPNCKESGGRGSGLGKKKLHICHIVGCGKVYGKTSHLRAHLRWHSGERPFVCNWMYCGKRFTRSDELQRHRRTHTGEKKFVCGECSKRFMRSDHLAKHIKTHQNKKGGAPAASSSPLPADTLITADGTTLILQSAAAHNLVANQEMPLQLVTVAPGEVLE; from the exons ATGGCGTCCGCGGACGTGGACAGCAGTCAAAGCGACTTTCTTCAGGAAACGCAG ACGACAGACATGTCTGCCATTCAGCTGTCGGCATCAGACCGCTGGGAGGTGTTAACGCCCGTCTCGGCCACCAAGGATGATCCCAACAGTGGAATCGTCACGTCCAACGGGCAGTATGTGCTTCCTCTCGGGGGTCTCCCCAGCCAGCCCATCTATGTCACTGCGCCTGGGGGCGAGGCGGCGGCCAATGGCGTGTCGGGCATCCAATATCAG GTCATCCCTCAGATCCAAAACGTGGACGGGACGCTGGCGAGCTTCCAGACGCAAGGCTTGGATGACGGCACGGGGCCGATCCAGCTCCTGCAGGACGGCGGCCAAGGCggcattggaatcagctgcgcggcggcggcggccaccACGGACCTCCTGACGCAGGCGGGGCAGGTGCAGCCAATCCAGGGTCTTCCGCTGGCCGGGGGCTCGGCGTACCCCGTGGGGCTGCCCGGCAACATCACCTTCGTGCCCATCAACAGCGTGGACCTGGAGTCGCTGGGCCTGACGGCGGCGCAGACGGTGCCCATTGCCACGGGCGTCACGCCGGAGGGCCAGCTGATCATGAGCGGCCAGACCCTGGAGAGCGCCGGGCAGGACGGCAAACTGACGTTGGGGGGCGACGGCGGCCAGGAGCTGTACGTGCCCACCTCGGACGCCCCGTCGCAGCTCCCCGCCACCATCGACGGGACGGGCGTGCTGACCCAAGCCACGGCCATGTCTGCCGGCGTGTCAGACCCTTCATCATCCTCGGAGAACTTTAATTCCCACCTGCAGCAGATCCAG GTGCCGTCCTCCAGCGCTGCCCCCACTGCCACCCTCTCGCAACCTATCCTGCAGCTGTCGGGCGACGGTCAGACCCCGGTGGCAGCGGCGGGCCAGGACCTGAACGCGGCGGCGGGTCAGACCCTTCAGAGCGTCCAGCTGGTCAACCCGGGGACCTTCCTCATCCAGGCCCAGACGGTCAGCCCCACCGGGCAGATCCAGTGGCAGACGTTCCAG GTTCAGGGTGTCCAGTCGCTTCAGGGACTCCAGCTGCCTCAGGGACAGGTCCAGCCGCAGCAGCTGACCTTGGCCCCCGTGCAGACGCTCCCACTGGGCCAGGCGGGCCAGGTCAGCCTACCCAACCTCCAGACTGTCACCGTCAACTCGCTGACGCAAAGCGGGGTGCAATTCACGCAGCAGGCTGACAACAACAGCCCGGCCG GCATCCAAATCAAGGAGGAGCCCGAATCGGAGGATTGGCGCCTGGCCGGCGACTCCACGCTCAATCCCAGCGACCTGAACAACCTGCGCGTACAGATGACGGTCGACGACGACATGGACGCTGCCAGCGGCGAGGGCAAGCGGCTGCGGCGGGTGGCCTGCACCTGCCCCAACTGCAAAGAGTCTGGAGGAAG AGGTTCCGGGCTGGGTAAGAAGAAGCTCCACATCTGCCACATCGTGGGCTGCGGCAAAGTGTACGGCAAGACGTCGCACCTACGCGCCCACCTCCGCTGGCACAGCGGCGAGCGGCCCTTCGTGTGCAACTGGATGTACTGCGGCAAGAGGTTCACCAGGAGCGACGAGCTGCAGAGACACAGGAGGACGCACACAG GTGAGAAGAAGTTCGTGTGTGGCGAGTGCTCCAAGCGCTTCATGCGCAGCGACCACCTGGCCAAGCACATAAAGACTCACCAGAACAAAAAGGGCGGCGCGCCTGCCGCGTCGTCATCGCCCTTGCCCGCCGACACCCTCATCACGGCCGACGGCACCACGCTCATCCTGCAGTCAGCCGCCGCCCACAACCTGGTGGCCAATCAGGAGATGCCGCTGCAGCTGGTCACCGTGGCGCCCGGCGAGGTGTTGGAATGA